The Candidatus Desulfovibrio trichonymphae region CCAATTGCGTAGACGCCGTCAGCAGATGTGCGCATCCAGCCGTCAGCCATTATCCAGCCCTGTCTGTCAGTTGCCACCCCTGCTTCTTTCAGCTTCAACCCTGCCGTATTAGAAGAACGCCCCACAGTAACCAGTACTACATCCGTTTCAATGACCTCTTCCTGACCACCAGCACTCTCCACAAAAGGTGATGCAGATAAAATACAGGCTACCTTGCTGCCGGACAGTTCCGCGCTTTTCACTATCCTGGCGAGCTCTACACGGATGCCGCGCTTTTTGGCCTCACGTTGCAACAGCCGGCTTACCTCTTCATCTATGGAAGGGAGCGGGAGCAAACGGTTCAGACCTTCCACCACAGTCACTTTCACGCCAAAAGCCCGAAAAATAAAGGCCAGTTCGCAGCCGATGACTCCACCACCTGCGATGAGCATACGCGTTGGAAGCTGTTCGAGATGAAGCGCGTCATCGCTGTCGATGATGTACCGATGATCTATTGAAAGAGAGGGTAAAGTCATGATTTTTGAACCGGTGGCGATAATCACGGCATCGGCGCACAGTTTTTCCACGCCCTGTCCGGTATACACCAACACTTTGCGGTCGGGTGCGAGTTCAGCCTGCCCGTGCAGCAGCTTGATCTTGAGACCGGTGCACGTTTTTTCCAACCCACCACGAAGTATTTTGCACACACGTTCCTTGCGGGCCACGATGGATGGCATATCCGCCCGGAATGATGCCGAATGAGCGCCATCGTTGGAGACAAGACCGAATTCCGCCAGACCCCCGGCTGTTTCCAGTGCATCGGCAGAGGCTTTGATGGTTTTAGTGGGAATACAACCGGAATTGAGACAGGTTCCCCCGAGTTCCGCCTTTTCCACCAAGGTAACGGAAGCTCCGCGCCTTGCCGCGTCAAAGGCAGCGGCATAACCGCCTGGGCCAGCACCTATAATTGTAATGTCGTGCATATGCATATCCTTAGTAACGGAACGTGACCATTAAAATTCGTGGTGCATAGAATAAGTTATCGGAAAGGCGGCTTCAAGAGAGGCTGTAACCAAGCATCCCTGCTGCATGATCCTTTCCACCCGCTCGAAAATAAATTCATATTCCTCATCCATATACACAGTAATATCCAAGATTATCCCGATGACACGTGCACGTTTTTTTGAATCCAAGCCAGTCTTCAGTGTCGCCGTGCCTTTGATGCTCTCATATTTCGCGCCGCGCGTTTCAAGGGCTTTGCCCAGGCGCCACAAAAGCAGTACAATGCCGAAGAAGCCAGCAGTTGTTTGGCTGTCCCCCCTCGTTCGTCTTCAGGAATTCCTGTATAATCAATGGTAAAATCACCCAACGCTTTAGAGCCGGTATGAATTTGCTGTTGCCCGCTTCTGTTTTCATAGAAAACAACGATTTTGGCCATAATTTCTCTCCAGTACAATTTTTTGGCATGAAGCAGCCAGACTTGGCTCAGTCTTTGCTCTTTGTATCACTATGTTAAAGATAGCACATTCTATACCAAAGCCGGTTCATTGGCATTTTTTTTGCTAGGTAGTCAGCTTCTGACCAATTGGCTTGACAGACGAAATGAAATAGACGATGAATGCGACATCTTTGTCGTGTCGTTCCCAGGTGCAACCTATGGAAAACGATCTCTCCCGACTTTTACAAAAAAGTCTACTTCAGGTGGAAAATAGCCTTAGAAGGTTTCTCAACCTCCTTCCCGGCATGGCGTATCGTTGCGTAGTAGAAAATAATTATGAATACCGACTGGCGGTCATGTTTCTGCTGGCCGCCGGCGCAGCTCTGCTGTTCGCCCGATTCTCTACGCAAATCTATCTTGTTGCGCTTTGCGGTTTTCTGCTCAGCGTATTTAATATGGCTGGCGGCTTTATTCTTTTTTCCTATACCGCCGAATCATATCCCACGCACATGCGTAATACCGCCACCGGCACACACAACGGGCTGGCCAGACTTTCCGTTTCCGCCTTTCAGTATGCGATACCGGTTATTCTGGCTTCCTTCGGCGGGACAGTTGGACTTGTCAATTATGATATCCCGGCTATATTCACCACATTCACCACCTGCGCGGCGCTGTTTATTCTGCCCGTGCCCTTTGTGCTGATGTTCGGCAGACGGACAGGAGGCAAGTCTTTGGAGGATATAGCCTGAAGCTGTTTCTCTCACCTGTTGGGAACCTCTTGCCGTTAAGCGTAACATGCTTCACGGCGAGAGGTTTTCTTACATTTCCCAAGGAGTCATATCCCACCTAGAGCATAGATATGGATATACATCCTGAATTTCCCCCGATAATTCTCACCGGACTTAATAAACCCTGGGAGACGGTGTTGGCCTGCGGCACACCGATCTCCCTTGCCGCTAAAAGCGTCATCTCGGGTACTATAGGCCTATATTTTATAAAACGCGGGGGGCATCAGGCTTTCCAATACTTTTTTGAATGGAAATGAAAA contains the following coding sequences:
- the lpdA gene encoding dihydrolipoyl dehydrogenase, with protein sequence MHDITIIGAGPGGYAAAFDAARRGASVTLVEKAELGGTCLNSGCIPTKTIKASADALETAGGLAEFGLVSNDGAHSASFRADMPSIVARKERVCKILRGGLEKTCTGLKIKLLHGQAELAPDRKVLVYTGQGVEKLCADAVIIATGSKIMTLPSLSIDHRYIIDSDDALHLEQLPTRMLIAGGGVIGCELAFIFRAFGVKVTVVEGLNRLLPLPSIDEEVSRLLQREAKKRGIRVELARIVKSAELSGSKVACILSASPFVESAGGQEEVIETDVVLVTVGRSSNTAGLKLKEAGVATDRQGWIMADGWMRTSADGVYAIGDALGPARAMLAHVASFEGECAVANCFGREERLDYSVIPSGIFTSPEIGTVGLSEAEAKKQGMAVRSSLFQFRELGKAHAMGELPGLFKLVCEESSGRILGAHIAGAHATDIIAEAALAMKSSLSVAQLANTMHAHPTLAEGLYEAAKAWLRG
- a CDS encoding MFS transporter codes for the protein MENDLSRLLQKSLLQVENSLRRFLNLLPGMAYRCVVENNYEYRLAVMFLLAAGAALLFARFSTQIYLVALCGFLLSVFNMAGGFILFSYTAESYPTHMRNTATGTHNGLARLSVSAFQYAIPVILASFGGTVGLVNYDIPAIFTTFTTCAALFILPVPFVLMFGRRTGGKSLEDIA